In one Spirosoma rigui genomic region, the following are encoded:
- a CDS encoding MaoC family dehydratase — protein MEVGDTFTYRYHFTQDNVRSFAELTGDDNPLHLDADYAATTPFKRPIMHGMLSASVFARVFGRNFGGTGGVHLSQMLEFVRPMYPDTDYEARFECKSIDTRRHTAEITCTVVDPDTGKATLRGTGVVFHKELFV, from the coding sequence ATGGAAGTTGGCGATACTTTTACTTACCGTTATCATTTCACCCAGGACAACGTACGTTCCTTCGCGGAATTAACCGGCGATGACAATCCGCTTCATCTCGATGCCGATTATGCTGCGACAACGCCCTTCAAACGTCCTATTATGCACGGCATGTTGAGCGCCAGTGTATTTGCCCGGGTGTTTGGCCGGAACTTTGGTGGCACGGGGGGCGTGCACCTGTCCCAGATGCTGGAGTTTGTGCGACCCATGTACCCCGATACCGATTACGAAGCCCGCTTCGAATGCAAAAGCATCGATACCAGACGGCACACGGCCGAAATCACCTGCACGGTTGTCGACCCCGACACCGGTAAAGCAACGTTACGCGGTACCGGGGTTGTTTTTCATAAGGAGTTATTCGTCTGA
- a CDS encoding HNH endonuclease has protein sequence MEKKNQSFWHEKWTPIVFEGIENPPRYHVSNYGRLRSFQSATSATSSAEGKNADGTLIKGSVIQGYRSLNIRSGGKTLNRYVHKLVAEHFVTRQKPDQTFVIHIDHDKLNNVFSNLQWATKDEMIEHNRNNPNLKNRPVTQRTRNYKLTESKVKIIKKLLKNDKNRLKMIAKQFGITHTQLNRIRSGENWKHVTIDDEPYRDKSSGFIATQVFE, from the coding sequence ATGGAAAAGAAAAACCAAAGCTTTTGGCACGAGAAGTGGACACCGATTGTGTTTGAAGGCATTGAAAACCCACCCCGTTATCACGTATCAAACTACGGCCGTCTCCGCAGCTTTCAATCAGCGACGAGCGCAACCAGCTCAGCAGAAGGCAAGAACGCTGATGGTACGCTTATAAAAGGCTCAGTGATTCAGGGATACCGGTCGCTGAACATCCGCTCGGGTGGTAAAACCCTGAACCGGTACGTTCATAAGCTGGTAGCCGAACATTTCGTTACCCGCCAGAAGCCCGACCAAACGTTTGTCATTCACATTGACCACGATAAGTTGAACAACGTATTCAGCAATTTGCAGTGGGCCACTAAGGACGAGATGATTGAACACAACCGGAATAATCCGAATCTGAAGAATCGGCCGGTTACCCAACGTACCCGAAATTATAAACTGACCGAAAGCAAAGTCAAGATCATCAAGAAGCTGCTGAAGAACGACAAGAACCGGCTGAAGATGATTGCGAAACAATTCGGTATTACGCACACGCAACTAAATCGTATCCGGTCGGGGGAGAACTGGAAACACGTAACGATTGACGATGAACCGTATCGGGATAAATCGAGCGGATTCATCGCTACCCAGGTTTTTGAGTGA
- a CDS encoding CoA-binding protein produces MNTTQRKKTLVVGATEKRDRYANRAAHSLLQRGHEIELLGLKEGQVEGHLIQTGQPALTDIDTVTMYVGARNQTGLYDYIRGLKPRRVIFNPGAENPDFARQLRADGVEPINACTLVMLSVGTY; encoded by the coding sequence ATGAATACGACTCAACGGAAGAAAACACTGGTGGTAGGTGCCACCGAGAAACGGGACCGTTATGCCAACCGCGCGGCCCATAGTTTGCTGCAACGCGGCCACGAAATTGAACTGCTTGGGCTGAAAGAAGGTCAGGTAGAAGGGCATCTGATCCAGACCGGCCAGCCGGCGCTGACAGATATCGATACGGTTACGATGTACGTGGGAGCCCGTAATCAAACCGGATTATACGACTATATTCGGGGCCTGAAGCCCCGTCGCGTTATTTTCAATCCGGGTGCCGAGAACCCCGACTTTGCCCGGCAGTTGCGGGCGGATGGCGTTGAACCCATTAATGCCTGTACGCTCGTCATGCTCTCGGTTGGTACGTACTGA
- a CDS encoding SusD/RagB family nutrient-binding outer membrane lipoprotein, whose amino-acid sequence MKTLYRSAILMLPLLASLGSCSRYLDVNVTPNNPTAVPPSVLLPTVEVGTAFANANELNRFASTIMQQLAGAANSPATYDIYQTNGADFGNQWRFELYGGALVNAQKIVDVATASNSPAYTGIAKIMKAYAFAMTTDVWGNIPYSQALQGEANTQPRVDKQEDIYKGNQAQNIQSLFDLVREGLADLAKTSTTVPGNDDVIYRGNLTKWRQAGNTLLLKLANTISRKEPALAKQVIDQVITDGQYIKSNADDLNVTFGASVGSRDPRYEYTVISSFRDDIILSTRYLNLLQNLKDPRLTTFFTKPAANYVTRDNGERGTLPASATWSRYGPYVTGASGEGPVRLLTNFQRAFILAESALVLKTAGDPQALYTEGIRASMTLAGQTSAQIDAYLAANPSVATLTGTDAQKLEQIITQKYIAFTGNGLELWNDWRRTGYPTQLPAQNAAGIDATRPVRAVYVSTENERNPNFENPAPQSNVKVWWDVD is encoded by the coding sequence ATGAAGACCTTATATAGAAGTGCTATTCTGATGCTGCCCCTGCTGGCCAGCTTAGGAAGTTGCTCCCGATATCTTGATGTCAACGTAACACCCAACAACCCAACGGCCGTACCGCCGTCGGTGCTGTTGCCAACCGTTGAAGTAGGTACTGCTTTTGCCAATGCCAATGAGTTAAACCGCTTTGCGTCGACAATCATGCAGCAGTTGGCGGGTGCAGCAAACAGCCCGGCTACCTACGATATCTACCAGACCAATGGTGCCGATTTCGGCAACCAGTGGCGGTTTGAGTTGTATGGTGGTGCGCTGGTAAATGCCCAAAAAATCGTTGATGTCGCTACGGCTTCCAACTCGCCTGCCTACACGGGTATTGCCAAGATCATGAAGGCTTATGCCTTCGCCATGACGACCGACGTATGGGGCAATATTCCTTACTCGCAGGCATTGCAGGGGGAAGCAAACACACAACCGCGCGTTGACAAGCAGGAAGATATCTACAAAGGCAATCAGGCTCAGAACATCCAGAGCCTGTTCGATCTGGTTCGTGAAGGGCTTGCCGATCTGGCCAAGACATCAACGACGGTACCGGGTAACGATGACGTTATTTATAGGGGAAACCTTACAAAATGGCGTCAGGCGGGTAATACACTACTGCTTAAGTTAGCAAATACAATCAGTCGGAAAGAGCCCGCGCTGGCTAAACAGGTAATCGATCAGGTGATTACAGACGGTCAATACATCAAATCGAATGCCGATGATCTGAACGTAACCTTCGGGGCATCGGTAGGTAGCCGCGATCCCCGCTACGAATACACCGTAATCAGTTCGTTCCGGGATGATATTATCCTAAGCACGCGCTACCTGAACTTGCTGCAGAACTTGAAAGACCCTCGTCTGACTACGTTCTTCACGAAACCGGCGGCCAACTACGTCACGCGGGATAACGGCGAGCGGGGTACGCTACCAGCGAGTGCTACCTGGTCTCGATACGGTCCCTATGTAACAGGTGCCAGTGGTGAAGGACCCGTACGGCTACTTACTAACTTTCAGCGGGCATTTATCCTGGCCGAATCGGCGTTGGTTCTGAAGACCGCCGGAGACCCACAGGCCCTCTACACCGAAGGCATCCGGGCGTCGATGACGCTGGCTGGCCAGACATCGGCCCAGATCGATGCTTACCTGGCGGCTAACCCCAGCGTAGCTACGCTAACGGGTACCGATGCGCAAAAACTGGAGCAGATTATTACCCAAAAATACATTGCCTTCACCGGCAATGGATTGGAGTTGTGGAACGACTGGCGCCGGACGGGCTACCCAACGCAGTTACCCGCTCAAAATGCAGCTGGTATCGATGCTACCCGTCCAGTACGGGCCGTTTATGTCTCTACCGAGAATGAGCGGAACCCAAACTTTGAAAACCCGGCTCCCCAGTCTAACGTAAAAGTCTGGTGGGATGTCGACTAG
- a CDS encoding DUF4843 domain-containing protein: MKKIATIVLCTLALFAVYACDNSIDKVFDEQTLVEFQPAVLNSNAVNRTYPIISSANSVTASPTITAQVNLVGRQRSSDLTVKVFVDPVATTASANSYTLANGGNVVIPANSSIASLTMTVAKATSATATLANVVLVLDSTSADFKPSQNYKRIGYSIRQ, translated from the coding sequence ATGAAAAAGATAGCAACAATAGTTTTATGCACGCTGGCCCTGTTTGCGGTCTACGCCTGCGATAACAGCATCGATAAGGTGTTTGATGAGCAGACCCTGGTTGAGTTCCAGCCAGCTGTACTGAACAGCAACGCCGTTAACCGCACCTACCCGATCATTTCGAGCGCCAACAGCGTAACGGCCAGCCCGACCATCACGGCCCAGGTCAATCTGGTAGGACGGCAGCGGAGCAGCGACCTGACGGTAAAAGTCTTTGTTGACCCAGTCGCTACGACAGCCTCTGCCAACAGCTACACCCTGGCCAACGGGGGTAACGTCGTGATCCCCGCTAATTCGAGCATCGCATCGCTGACGATGACCGTAGCCAAAGCTACCAGTGCAACCGCTACGCTGGCCAACGTCGTGTTGGTCCTCGACAGCACCAGCGCCGACTTCAAGCCTAGCCAGAACTACAAACGGATCGGGTATTCCATCCGTCAATAG
- a CDS encoding 3-oxoacyl-ACP synthase III family protein, with amino-acid sequence MMNSRIAGIGHYLPERIVPNEEIAPGMGVDSAWIVERTGIRERRFAKAGEETPTTMGAIAARIAIERAGITPSDVDFIVFATMSADYLVPGCGVLLQRELGVTHTEIGALDIRNQCSGFLYALSVADKFIKTGTYRNILVVGAERQSCNLDFSARGRDVAMLFADGAGAVILQPTSQPGRGILSTHLHADGTHAEELSIINPGSHGKYHFRKYKPQYLNAENDFVHQNDGPFEPGYLYTGVFKGFLVIKKAFEKFPAVICEAVCRNNLTVDQVDLFVLHQANLRILEFVQRKMNIPDEKVWNNIQQYGNTTSASVPIALSELWEAGKIREGQLLCLAAFGSGFTWASALIRW; translated from the coding sequence ATGATGAATTCCCGAATTGCCGGTATTGGCCACTACCTGCCCGAACGCATTGTCCCGAACGAGGAAATTGCGCCCGGCATGGGGGTGGATAGTGCCTGGATTGTAGAACGTACCGGCATTCGCGAACGACGCTTTGCCAAAGCTGGTGAAGAAACGCCAACAACCATGGGGGCCATTGCCGCCCGAATTGCCATTGAACGGGCGGGTATCACACCCAGCGATGTCGACTTTATTGTCTTTGCCACCATGAGTGCCGATTACCTGGTGCCGGGTTGTGGTGTGTTGCTCCAGCGGGAACTGGGTGTTACGCACACCGAGATTGGGGCCCTCGACATCCGGAACCAGTGTTCCGGCTTCCTCTACGCACTGTCGGTAGCCGATAAGTTCATCAAGACCGGTACCTACCGCAATATTCTGGTGGTAGGGGCCGAACGGCAATCGTGTAACCTGGATTTTTCGGCGCGCGGCCGTGACGTGGCGATGCTCTTCGCCGACGGTGCCGGCGCAGTGATCCTGCAACCAACCAGCCAGCCCGGCCGAGGTATCCTGTCGACCCACCTGCACGCCGACGGCACCCACGCCGAAGAGCTTTCGATCATCAATCCCGGTAGCCACGGCAAGTATCACTTCAGAAAGTACAAACCCCAGTACCTGAACGCCGAGAATGATTTCGTTCACCAGAACGATGGACCTTTTGAACCCGGTTATTTATACACGGGGGTTTTCAAGGGATTTCTGGTCATCAAAAAAGCCTTCGAGAAGTTCCCCGCTGTCATTTGCGAAGCCGTTTGCCGCAACAACCTGACCGTCGACCAGGTCGATCTGTTTGTACTGCACCAGGCTAACCTGCGTATTCTGGAGTTCGTACAGCGAAAAATGAATATTCCCGACGAAAAAGTCTGGAACAACATTCAGCAATACGGTAATACCACCTCCGCATCGGTTCCCATTGCGCTCAGCGAACTGTGGGAAGCCGGTAAGATCAGAGAGGGCCAGCTCCTGTGCCTGGCCGCTTTTGGGAGCGGTTTCACCTGGGCGTCGGCCCTGATACGGTGGTAA
- a CDS encoding sulfite exporter TauE/SafE family protein, with product MDYPFLFLLCLFAVGFVYASVGHGGASGYLATMALFGVAPMLLKPSALLLNLFVSTVSFVQFYRAGYFRWEKFWPFAVASIPLAFVGAKIPLSDTLYRQLLAVCLLLVVVRLVWTVRGSEEETKPIPLGAGLVTGGLIGLLSGMIGIGGGIILSPLMLLFRWGRLKEVAAVSALFIFVNSLSGLFGLLSKGYTPDPALYSWIAAAFAGGLLGGYFGSHRFAVPTLRYLLAAGVGVACVKLMLT from the coding sequence ATGGACTATCCTTTTCTGTTTCTACTCTGCCTGTTTGCGGTAGGTTTCGTCTATGCATCGGTTGGGCATGGCGGGGCCAGTGGTTACCTGGCCACCATGGCTTTGTTCGGGGTAGCGCCTATGCTCCTCAAACCGTCGGCGTTGCTGCTGAACCTGTTCGTGTCGACCGTTTCGTTCGTTCAGTTTTACCGGGCGGGCTATTTTCGGTGGGAGAAATTCTGGCCGTTTGCCGTAGCGAGCATACCGCTGGCTTTCGTTGGCGCCAAAATTCCGCTGAGTGATACGCTCTACCGGCAGCTGCTGGCCGTTTGCCTGCTGTTGGTAGTGGTTCGGCTGGTATGGACCGTGCGTGGTTCGGAAGAGGAAACAAAACCAATTCCGCTGGGCGCGGGGCTGGTAACGGGCGGATTAATTGGGTTGCTGTCCGGTATGATCGGCATTGGGGGCGGCATCATCCTAAGCCCACTCATGTTGCTGTTCCGCTGGGGACGACTGAAAGAAGTGGCTGCCGTGTCGGCTCTGTTTATTTTCGTCAACTCACTCTCGGGCCTGTTTGGCCTGCTCAGCAAAGGCTACACGCCCGATCCGGCGTTATACAGCTGGATAGCCGCGGCCTTCGCTGGCGGGCTGCTGGGTGGTTATTTCGGGAGCCACCGCTTTGCCGTACCTACGCTTCGCTACCTGCTGGCTGCGGGGGTGGGGGTGGCCTGCGTCAAATTAATGTTAACCTGA
- a CDS encoding SusC/RagA family TonB-linked outer membrane protein produces MRKILLGIWFLSLLFCLPALAQDVTVSGQVTSSDDGTTLPGVSVQVKGTNRGTITDADGRYRLSVQPDNRLVFSFIGFASQEFPVGSQTTINVKLSAGAQSLDEVVVTAQGIERDKRSLGYSTQEVGGALIAQKSEPNLLNALQGKLAGVQINGQSGAPGASTNINIRGITSFNGSNQPLIVVDGIIFSNDVNVTGNTLFQAQSANRLADVNPESIESINILKGPAAAVLYGSRASAGAIIITTKNGKGNNNKTEVTVTSSYNVQNVYGIPPFQNDYGQGSNNLYVNNSTNSWGLPFVGGPTSITNLQGETRPYQAYPNNVRDFFRQGSILQNTANISGGDATRNFNISLGNTSQQGITNNSKFTRSNVQLGGGTKLNNGLSITGTGTYVQTVQRGAALGNGGSAYGQISRIPRSYDLPNEPFQNANGQSIYFLTTANNPNWSLQNATLDSQVDRFFGNFTLGYDVNKWLNVTYRVTGDTYTDRRKGVNNIGAVRAPQGEVIQDNFFRSELNGDLLINAKINKLFLEGLSGNLLLGNNINQRRFQNATVYGEQLTIPGFSNVSSASIFTQSAESSQLRRLVGNYAQLSLAYNNYLFLELTGRADQSSTLPKANNTYFYPSASVSFVPTDAFKIQSDVLSYAKIRASVARVGRDADPYLLNSVYTKSSFGNNVASVNFPVSLGGSSVPGFAVSSRIGNQGLTPEFVTSSEVGLNLGFFNNRLSIDAAYFSTRSTNQIFNVSVSPSSGYDTRTTNVGELQNKGIELVLSATPVRVNGFKWDVNLNFTRIRNKVVSIAPGVLQSGITGDGFNGITPSIVQGQPYGVIVSSANQRVQNTNPNNTATYDASGQYVGQLIINPTSGLFAPAIAGQPLSNPNPNWTAGLTNTFSYKGFSLSALIDTRQGGQLFSFSAVDYRSAGSLYVTGIDRDQPRILPGVIQNPDGTFRPNNIQLSAQAYWQGLGGLASEASVFDATVYRLREVALNYTLPKSILGRTPFGAISVGVSGRNLYFFAPNYYADPEVNTQGAGNIQGLDLSGPPNTRNYGVNVRLSF; encoded by the coding sequence ATGCGCAAAATTTTATTGGGCATCTGGTTTCTGTCACTGTTATTTTGCCTCCCTGCTTTGGCACAGGATGTAACGGTAAGTGGCCAGGTCACTTCATCAGATGATGGCACTACACTTCCGGGTGTGAGTGTGCAGGTAAAAGGAACAAATCGGGGAACTATTACCGACGCTGACGGGCGCTATCGCCTAAGCGTACAACCCGACAATCGGCTGGTATTTAGCTTTATTGGGTTTGCAAGTCAGGAGTTCCCGGTAGGAAGCCAAACAACGATCAACGTTAAGCTTTCTGCTGGTGCCCAGAGTCTTGACGAGGTTGTTGTTACGGCGCAGGGTATTGAACGGGATAAACGATCGCTGGGCTACTCGACACAGGAAGTTGGCGGAGCCTTGATCGCTCAGAAGTCAGAGCCAAACCTACTGAACGCCCTGCAGGGTAAACTGGCCGGGGTTCAGATCAACGGCCAGAGTGGCGCACCGGGGGCGTCGACGAACATTAACATCCGGGGTATTACCTCCTTCAATGGCAGCAACCAACCCTTGATCGTGGTAGATGGTATTATCTTCAGCAACGACGTAAACGTGACCGGTAACACCCTGTTCCAGGCACAGTCGGCTAACCGTCTTGCCGATGTCAACCCCGAGAGTATTGAGTCGATCAACATTCTGAAGGGACCCGCTGCTGCCGTTCTTTACGGGTCGCGCGCTTCGGCCGGTGCTATTATTATCACCACTAAAAACGGTAAGGGTAATAATAACAAAACAGAAGTGACGGTAACCTCGTCGTACAACGTACAGAATGTGTACGGAATACCGCCTTTTCAGAACGATTACGGTCAGGGTTCTAACAACCTTTATGTGAACAACTCAACGAATTCGTGGGGTTTACCCTTCGTTGGCGGTCCAACGTCGATCACAAATCTTCAGGGCGAAACTCGTCCTTATCAGGCCTATCCCAACAACGTACGGGATTTCTTCCGCCAAGGGTCAATTCTGCAAAACACGGCCAACATTTCGGGGGGTGATGCGACGCGTAATTTCAATATCTCGCTGGGAAACACCAGCCAACAGGGTATTACTAATAACTCCAAGTTTACTCGTTCTAACGTGCAGCTGGGTGGTGGTACCAAGCTCAACAACGGCCTGAGTATAACCGGAACAGGTACCTATGTACAAACAGTTCAGCGGGGTGCAGCCCTCGGCAACGGTGGTAGCGCCTATGGTCAGATTTCGCGGATTCCTCGTAGCTATGATCTACCTAATGAGCCCTTTCAGAACGCCAATGGACAGAGCATTTATTTTCTGACTACAGCCAACAACCCGAACTGGTCATTGCAGAACGCAACCCTCGACAGCCAGGTCGACCGTTTCTTTGGTAACTTCACCCTTGGGTACGATGTTAACAAATGGTTGAATGTGACCTATCGGGTAACGGGCGATACCTACACCGATCGTCGGAAAGGTGTTAATAACATCGGTGCCGTACGGGCTCCGCAGGGTGAAGTCATTCAGGATAACTTTTTCCGATCTGAACTCAATGGTGACCTGCTGATTAATGCCAAGATCAACAAACTGTTTCTGGAAGGTCTGAGCGGAAACCTGTTGCTGGGTAACAACATCAACCAGCGAAGATTTCAGAATGCAACCGTATATGGTGAGCAGCTGACAATTCCAGGCTTTTCCAACGTATCGAGCGCGTCGATATTTACCCAGTCGGCTGAGTCGAGCCAGTTGCGCCGTCTGGTTGGTAACTACGCCCAGTTGTCGCTGGCTTACAATAACTACCTGTTCCTGGAGTTAACGGGTCGCGCCGACCAGTCGTCGACCCTGCCCAAAGCGAACAATACCTACTTTTATCCATCGGCCTCGGTGAGTTTCGTCCCTACGGATGCGTTTAAGATTCAGTCGGACGTACTCTCGTACGCAAAGATTCGGGCCAGCGTTGCCCGGGTAGGCCGCGACGCCGATCCGTATTTGCTAAACTCGGTTTATACGAAGTCGTCGTTTGGCAATAACGTAGCGTCGGTAAACTTCCCGGTTTCGTTAGGTGGCAGCAGTGTTCCGGGTTTTGCTGTCAGCAGCCGAATTGGCAATCAGGGGTTAACGCCTGAGTTTGTGACCTCGTCGGAAGTAGGGCTGAACCTCGGTTTCTTTAACAACCGCCTGAGCATCGACGCGGCTTACTTTAGCACCCGTTCCACAAATCAGATCTTCAACGTTTCTGTATCGCCTTCATCGGGCTACGACACCCGGACGACCAACGTGGGTGAGCTGCAGAACAAGGGAATTGAACTGGTTTTGTCGGCAACGCCCGTGCGGGTTAACGGCTTCAAATGGGATGTCAACCTGAACTTCACCCGCATTCGGAATAAGGTTGTTTCGATCGCACCGGGCGTGCTACAGTCGGGTATCACGGGTGACGGTTTCAATGGTATTACCCCGTCGATCGTGCAGGGACAGCCCTACGGCGTTATAGTGAGTTCAGCTAACCAACGGGTTCAGAATACTAACCCGAACAACACCGCAACGTATGACGCTTCGGGGCAGTATGTGGGTCAATTGATCATTAACCCAACCTCGGGTCTGTTTGCTCCGGCTATTGCGGGCCAGCCGCTGTCGAACCCCAATCCAAACTGGACGGCGGGTCTGACTAATACGTTCTCGTACAAAGGCTTCTCCTTGTCGGCTTTGATTGATACCCGCCAGGGTGGTCAGCTTTTCTCATTCTCTGCAGTCGACTACCGTAGTGCGGGTTCGCTGTACGTAACTGGTATCGATCGCGACCAGCCCCGTATCCTACCTGGTGTCATTCAGAACCCCGACGGTACGTTCCGGCCAAACAACATCCAGCTATCGGCGCAGGCGTACTGGCAGGGATTGGGTGGACTGGCATCGGAAGCGTCGGTATTTGACGCAACAGTTTACCGCCTGCGGGAGGTAGCGCTGAACTACACGCTGCCAAAGAGCATCCTTGGCCGTACGCCCTTCGGTGCGATCTCGGTAGGTGTTAGTGGCCGGAACCTGTATTTCTTCGCGCCTAACTACTACGCTGATCCGGAAGTGAATACGCAGGGAGCTGGTAACATCCAAGGCCTTGACCTAAGCGGGCCGCCTAACACACGCAACTACGGTGTCAACGTGCGGCTTTCTTTCTAA